A region of the Longimicrobiaceae bacterium genome:
ACCAGCGCGAGCAGGAGGAGGATCGCCCGCAACGGAGGCAACCCGAAGGCGTAAACAAATCCTTCTCGCAACTCCTCCAGCACCTGCTTGCCGCGCTCCGGCAAAGACCGTCGCACCAGCTTCATCGCCAGCAACGACCCGATCACCGCCACGTAAGAGAGCGCGTCGATCGCAAAACACCATCCCTCCCCCACCATTGCCACCAGGATGCCGGCTACCGACGGCCCGATCAGCCGGGCGGCATTGAACATCGACGAGTTCAGCGCGATGGCGTTCGGCAGGTCCTCCGGCCCCTCCACCATCTCCACCACGAACGACTGCCGCGCCGGGGTGTCGAAGGCGTTGATCACCCCCTGGACGAGCGCCAGGACCACGATGTGCCACACCTCGATCGCCCCGCTCAACGCAAGGAGGGCGAGCACCGAAGACTGCAGCATCGCTGCCGCCTGGGTCGCCAGCAGAACCCGATAGCGGTCCAGCCGATCGACCCAGACACCCGCAAAGGGACCGAGGAAGAAGGAGGGGATCTGTCCGGCGAAGCCGACGAACCCCAGGAGGGCGGCCGAGCCGGTAAGCCTATAGACGAGCCAGCTCATCGCCACCCGGTTGATCCAGGTGCCGATGAGGGAGGTGCCCTGCCCGATGAAGAAAAGACGGTAGTTCCGGTGCCGGAAGGCGCGCAGCATATGGCCGAGGCGTCGCCCGCCAGCCCCCCGCCGATCACTCATGAGCCGCGATTGTTGAAACTCGGTTGTCTCGCGTCGTGTTCATTCTCGAAGTAGTTTAACCCTCCACCCACGCCCGTCCCCGCCCGCGGCATGAATACCCGCGTATGCGGGCGCGCCCGGACCGCCCTGAGTCGCTCGACCGCACCCATGAACCGGCTCGCCTTCGGCCTTGTCCCGCTGCTCGCCCTGCTCGCCTCCTGCGCTCCCACCTCTCCCGACGAGGGCTCGGCCGGAAACGGCGCACCGCTCTCCCGGTTGCGCGTGGAAGGGAACCGATTCGTGGACGAGTCCGGCGCGACCGTGGTGCTGCGGGGCGTCTCCTTCTCCGATCCCGACCGGCTCGAGCGGGCGGGACACTGGAACCGGGAGTATTTCCAGGCGGCGCGTAGCTGGAACGCGAACGTGGTCCGCTTTCCCGTTCACCCGAAGGCGTGGAGACAGCGGGGTGAAGCGGAGTACCTGGCGCTTCTGGACCAGGGCGTCCAGTGGGCCGGGGAGCTGGGGATGTATGTGATCATCGACTGGCACTCCATCGGCAGCCTCGCGGCCGAGCGCTTCACCCGCGACATCTACGAGACCACGGGCGAGGAGACCTTCCACTTCTGGGAGACCATTGCCCGCCGTTACGCGAGCAATCCGGTGGTAGCCTTCTACGAGCTGTTCAATGAGCCGACCACCAATGGCGGCGAGTTCGGCGCCGAATCGTGGCCGGAGCACAGGGCGCTGATGGAGCAGATGATCATGGTCGTGCGCGAGCACGACCGGGAGGCCATTCCGCTGGTCGCGGGGTTCGACTGGGGCTACGACCTCACCCCCGTGGCCGCTGATCCTGTCGCCCTGCGTGGAGTCGCCTACGTCACCCATCCCTATCCTCAGAAGCGGCAGCCCCCATGGGAGCCCCAGTGGGAAGCCGATTGGGGCTTCGTCGCCACGGACTACCCGGTGGTCGCGACCGAGTTCGGTTTCATGGACCCGAACGGTCTCGGTGCCCACATCCCCGTGATCGGCGACGAGACCTACGGGGAGGCGATCATCGACTTCTTCGAGGCGCGCGGGATCTCGTGGACGGCGTGGGTCTTCGACCCGAACTGGTCGCCCCAGCTCATCGAGGACTGGAGCTTCACACCCACTCGCCAGGGAAGATTCTTCCGCGCAAAGCTGATGGAGCTCAACAAGACGCGCTGAAGGTGCCCCGGCTGCCCAGTTCATCCTTGTCGCGCGAACCGGCGGGCACAGTCGTCGCGCGCGATCACGCCCACGATCAGGGCATTCACCCTCAAACCCCAGACCGTCCCGTGATGAGACCGATCTGCACTGCCAGCGCCCTCCTGCTGCTGGCGACCCCCGCCGTCGCGCAGAGCGGCACCGTCTTCGATGACCTGTCGCTCGAGAGCCGCATCCTGCAGGGTGAACGGAAGTATGCCGTCTACCTCCCTCCCGACTACGAGACGTCGCAGCGCAGTTACCCGGTGCTCTACCTGCTGCACGGGGGCGGAGACGACCAGGCCGGATGGGTGCAGTTTGGAGAGGTCCAGCACATCGCCGATAAGGCGATTCGCGAGGGGATCGCCACCCCGATGATCATCGCAATGCCGGACGCGAGCGCCGGCCGGCGCGGCTACTTCAACGACGTGAGCGGGAAGTGGCGCTACGAAGACTTCTTCTTCGAGGAATTCATCCCCCACATCGAGCGCACCTACCGCGTGCGGAGCGATCGCCGTTACCGGGCCGTGGCAGGGCTTTCCATGGGAGGAGGAGGGGCCTTCA
Encoded here:
- a CDS encoding MFS transporter, which encodes MSDRRGAGGRRLGHMLRAFRHRNYRLFFIGQGTSLIGTWINRVAMSWLVYRLTGSAALLGFVGFAGQIPSFFLGPFAGVWVDRLDRYRVLLATQAAAMLQSSVLALLALSGAIEVWHIVVLALVQGVINAFDTPARQSFVVEMVEGPEDLPNAIALNSSMFNAARLIGPSVAGILVAMVGEGWCFAIDALSYVAVIGSLLAMKLVRRSLPERGKQVLEELREGFVYAFGLPPLRAILLLLALVSFTGLPYVVLMPVMAGEVLGGGANTLGWLMSAAGVGALTAALFLAARRGVLGLGRLVPIAATTFGLGLCAFSLSRSLPLSLLCLTLVGAGWMIQSASSNTILQTLVREEMRGRVMAFYGMAILGTTPFGSLAEGALAARIGVPWTLFLGGSICVLGALVFARSLPRLRAAALPIYVERGIVVPEIATGLAEATALRNELQE
- a CDS encoding glycoside hydrolase family 5 protein, with protein sequence MNRLAFGLVPLLALLASCAPTSPDEGSAGNGAPLSRLRVEGNRFVDESGATVVLRGVSFSDPDRLERAGHWNREYFQAARSWNANVVRFPVHPKAWRQRGEAEYLALLDQGVQWAGELGMYVIIDWHSIGSLAAERFTRDIYETTGEETFHFWETIARRYASNPVVAFYELFNEPTTNGGEFGAESWPEHRALMEQMIMVVREHDREAIPLVAGFDWGYDLTPVAADPVALRGVAYVTHPYPQKRQPPWEPQWEADWGFVATDYPVVATEFGFMDPNGLGAHIPVIGDETYGEAIIDFFEARGISWTAWVFDPNWSPQLIEDWSFTPTRQGRFFRAKLMELNKTR
- a CDS encoding alpha/beta hydrolase-fold protein; translation: MRPICTASALLLLATPAVAQSGTVFDDLSLESRILQGERKYAVYLPPDYETSQRSYPVLYLLHGGGDDQAGWVQFGEVQHIADKAIREGIATPMIIAMPDASAGRRGYFNDVSGKWRYEDFFFEEFIPHIERTYRVRSDRRYRAVAGLSMGGGGAFMYALHRPDMFSSAAPLSASVGPLSLEEFRQRLARTDPDVRPDDPAVEAYYHRHNALSLIEALPEDQREAVRWYIDCGDDDFLYEGNSLVHIAMRKKEIPHEFRIRDGGHTWTYWREALPAVLEFVSQAFHQY